The DNA sequence TCCTCTTTTTGATGAGGTAATCTCTTTAAGATTGGGATTGGTTCCACTACCCACAGATTTGAAAATGAAGTTTAAAAAAGAGTGCTCTCATCCTGCAGATCAAAGTTGCCCAAGCTGTACTGTAGCATATTATCTGAACAAGTTTGGGCCTGCAATTGTATACTCTGGAGATCTGGTACCAATAGGTAACGTGAAAGAATTTGAGCCTGTTGAAAAGAATATACCCATTCTGAAATTAAAGGAAAAGCAGGCGATTCTGGTTGAGGCAGAGGCAATTTTGGGCACTGCGAAAGAGCATGCTAAATGGCAGGTTACGAGTGGAGTATCTTATAGATATTACAGAGAATACATGCTTCCAAAAAACTCTGCACTTGCAGTGAAATTTATGGAAAAAGCAAAGAAAAACGTTGTCAGAACTGAAGAAAATCATTTAGTTGTGACTGACATTTATCCAACTCCATTAACTGGTGAACTTTATTCAGACAAACAGATAAAGTACAGAGAAGATGATACAGATATAATATTCCAGTTTGAAACTGATGGCTCGCTAAAGGCTAGAGAAGTACTTGAATTTGCAATAGCTAGGATTCAGACAAGATTGGAAAATATCAAGAACACTGTTACCGGTTGAAAAAAATGGCTCAGCGAAAAGATTTTGAACACCGCCTAAAACTTGTAGAAGAACTAGCACAGATGCATGTTAATCTTTATCCATCAAAACTGGAAAATAGCACTACTATTGAAAAAATAGTAGGTAATCCAGAACTTTTCATGGACCATACTGAAAAAATATCAGGGCGAATATTTGCGCTTAGATTTCATGGAAAAGTGGCATTTGGGGATATTGTAGATAATGGCTTTAAAATTCAGTTATATCTAAAAAGCGAGGTTTTAAAAGAAAAATTTGAGTTTTTTAACAAGTA is a window from the Thermoplasmata archaeon genome containing:
- a CDS encoding DNA-directed RNA polymerase subunit D encodes the protein MNIKILEDQERYIKFEITNINYSIANMLRRTLINDIPKLAIDKVKFHHGRLQDQDKNSYDSITPLFDEVISLRLGLVPLPTDLKMKFKKECSHPADQSCPSCTVAYYLNKFGPAIVYSGDLVPIGNVKEFEPVEKNIPILKLKEKQAILVEAEAILGTAKEHAKWQVTSGVSYRYYREYMLPKNSALAVKFMEKAKKNVVRTEENHLVVTDIYPTPLTGELYSDKQIKYREDDTDIIFQFETDGSLKAREVLEFAIARIQTRLENIKNTVTG